In the Malus domestica chromosome 16, GDT2T_hap1 genome, one interval contains:
- the LOC103412500 gene encoding phosphate transporter PHO1 isoform X2, whose amino-acid sequence MVKFSKELEAQLIPEWKDAFVNYWLLKKQVKKIKLSTVPKQPPEAAGDFGVSIFDPVRFVTKKISDKFFNFDNKTDIIQVKSKIMEDGEEEEIFETELAQLFSSEDEVRVFFEALDEELNKVNQFYKTKETEFLERGEILNKQLQILLDLKQILNDRRWKNSGTKSNMPSVPSSWSSSPRNSDFSTESLAESKTIPTETQTSEAIAALERNGVNFINTATRGKTMKGKPKMAMRIDIPNTTPTRTITAVTSMLWEDLVNNPKKEGPGEFINRKKIQCAEKMIRGAFVELYRGLGLLKTYSSLNMLAFTKILKKFDKVSNQQASASYLKAVKRSHFISSDKVVRLMDEVESLFTKHFASNDKKKAMKFLRPQQNKDSHMVTFFVGLFTGCFVSLFCVYAILAHLSGIFSPNTERDYMETVYPVFSVFALLSLHLFMYGCNLFMWKSTRINYNFIFEFQPSTALKYRDAFLICTTFMTAVVAAMVVHLILRANNFLPSQVDDIPGLFLLFSIALLVCPFDIFYRPTRYSFIKVIRNIVCSPLYKVLMVDFFMADQLTSQIPLLRHMESTACYFLAGSFRSHQYETCRSGRLFRELLYVISFLPYYWRAMQCARRWFDESDVNHLANMGKYVSAMVAAGARITYANNPHSHLWFYIVVITSVVATVYQLYWDFVKDWGLFNPKSKNLWLRDELVLKNKNIYYASVALNAVLRVAWVETVMGFHRIPDVESRLLDFLLASLEVIRRGHWNFYRLENEHLNNVGKYRAVKTVPLPFRETDSDG is encoded by the exons ATGGTGAAGTTCTCAAAGGAGCTTGAAGCACAGCTTATACCAGAATGGAAGGATGCTTTCGTCAACTACTGGCTGCTCAAGAAACAAGTAAAGAAGATCAAGCTTTCAACAGTCCCCAAACAACCCCCAGAAGCAGCTGGAGATTTCGGTGTCTCCATTTTTGATCCGGTTCGCTTTGTCACTAAAAAAATTAGTGACAAGTTTTTCAATTTCGATAACAAAACGGACATAATTCAG GTGAAGAGTAAAATCATGGAGGATggtgaggaggaagaaattttcGAGACCGAGCTCGCTCAGTTGTTTTCTTCGGAGGATGAG GTCAGGGTGTTTTTTGAGGCACTAGATGAAGAACTTAATAAAGTGAACCAATTTTACAAGACCAAAGAGACTGAGTTTCTTGAGAGAGGAGAGATTTTGAACAAACAGCTACAGATTCTACTGGACCTCAAGCAAATTCTCAATGACCGGCGGTGGAAGAATTCTGGAACAAAATCGAACATGCCGAGTGTTCCCAGCTCATGGTCTTCTTCTCCTCGGAACTCCGACTTCAGTACCG AGAGCTTGGCGGAATCGAAAACTATTCCTACAGAAACACAAACTAGTGAAGCAATTGCAGCATTAGAAAGAAATGGAGTTAACTTCATTAACACGGCAACTAGGGGTAAGACCATGAAAGGCAAACCTAAAATGGCCATGAGGATTGATATTCCAAACACAACACCAACAAGGACTATCACAGCTGTTACTTCAATGCTTTGGGAAGATTTAGTGAACAATCCTAAAAAGGAAGGCCCTGGAGAGTTCATCAATCGAAAGAAGATACAGTGTGCTGAAAAGATGATTagaggggcatttgtggagctcTATAGAGGCCTTGGTTTGCTTAAAACTTACag CTCACTGAATATGCTAGCCTTTACAAAGATCCTAAAGAAATTCGACAAG GTATCAAACCAGCAAGCATCAGCAAGTTATTTGAAAGCAGTGAAGAGATCACATTTCATTAGTTCTGATAAG GTGGTGAGACTAATGGACGAAGTGGAGTCCCTATTCACAAAGCACTTCGCCAGTAATGACAAGAAAAAGGCAATGAAGTTTTTGAGGCCACAACAAAACAAAGATTCTCATATGGTCACATTTTTTGTtg GTTTGTTTACAGGTTGTTTTGTATCATTGTTTTGTGTGTATGCAATCTTAGCGCACTTGTCTGGTATATTCTCTCCTAATACAGAAAGGGATTACATGGAAACTGTCTACCCTGTTTTCAG CGTTTTTGCATTACTCAGCCTGCACTTGTTTATGTATGGATGCAACCTATTCATGTGGAAGAGTACAAGAATCAATTACAACTTCATATTTGAATTCCAACCAAGCACTGCCCTAAAGTATCGTGATGCCTTCCTCATATGCACAACCTTCATGACAGCAGTGGTTGCTGCCATGGTTGTGCACCTTATATTAAGGGCAAACAACTTCTTACCTAGCCAAGTTGATGATATTCCTGGACTTTTCCTTCTG TTTTCCATTGCACTGCTCGTGTGCCCGTTTGACATCTTCTATCGACCAACTCGTTACAGCTTCATCAAAGTAATTCGTAACATAGTCTGTTCCCCACTTTATAAG GTTTTGATGGTAGATTTTTTTATGGCTGATCAACTTACTAGCCAG ATCCCATTGCTGAGACACATGGAATCCACAGCATGTTACTTTCTTGCTGGAAGTTTCAGATCACACCAATATGAAACCTGCCGAAGTGGAAGGCTATTTAGAGAGCTTCTTTATGTTATTTCGTTCTTGCCGTACTACTGGCGTGCCATGCAA TGTGCAAGACGATGGTTTGATGAATCCGACGTTAACCATTTGGCTAACATGGGGAAGTATGTTTCCGCCATGGTGGCAGCCGGAGCAAGGATTACATACGCTAACAACCCGCACAGCCACCTATGGTTTTATATAGTAGTGATCACCTCTGTGGTGGCTACAGTTTACCAGTTGTACTGGGATTTTGTCAAGGACTGGGGGCTTTTCAACCCAAAATCCAAGAACCTATGGCTAAGAGATGAGCTCGTTCTCAAGAACAAAAACATCTACTATGCTTCTGTT GCCTTGAATGCGGTTTTGAGAGTTGCTTGGGTAGAAACAGTAATGGGATTTCACCGAATTCCGGATGTTGAGTCACGTTTGCTGGACTTTCTGTTAGCTTCGTTAGAGGTTATCCGGCGAGGGCATTGGAACTTTTACAG GTTAGAGAATGAGCATCTAAACAATGTTGGCAAGTACAGGGCAGTGAAGACAGTTCCTTTACCATTCCGCGAGACAGATTCTGATGGCTGA
- the LOC103412500 gene encoding phosphate transporter PHO1 isoform X1 produces the protein MVKFSKELEAQLIPEWKDAFVNYWLLKKQVKKIKLSTVPKQPPEAAGDFGVSIFDPVRFVTKKISDKFFNFDNKTDIIQVKSKIMEDGEEEEIFETELAQLFSSEDEVRVFFEALDEELNKVNQFYKTKETEFLERGEILNKQLQILLDLKQILNDRRWKNSGTKSNMPSVPSSWSSSPRNSDFSTDLYAESLAESKTIPTETQTSEAIAALERNGVNFINTATRGKTMKGKPKMAMRIDIPNTTPTRTITAVTSMLWEDLVNNPKKEGPGEFINRKKIQCAEKMIRGAFVELYRGLGLLKTYSSLNMLAFTKILKKFDKVSNQQASASYLKAVKRSHFISSDKVVRLMDEVESLFTKHFASNDKKKAMKFLRPQQNKDSHMVTFFVGLFTGCFVSLFCVYAILAHLSGIFSPNTERDYMETVYPVFSVFALLSLHLFMYGCNLFMWKSTRINYNFIFEFQPSTALKYRDAFLICTTFMTAVVAAMVVHLILRANNFLPSQVDDIPGLFLLFSIALLVCPFDIFYRPTRYSFIKVIRNIVCSPLYKVLMVDFFMADQLTSQIPLLRHMESTACYFLAGSFRSHQYETCRSGRLFRELLYVISFLPYYWRAMQCARRWFDESDVNHLANMGKYVSAMVAAGARITYANNPHSHLWFYIVVITSVVATVYQLYWDFVKDWGLFNPKSKNLWLRDELVLKNKNIYYASVALNAVLRVAWVETVMGFHRIPDVESRLLDFLLASLEVIRRGHWNFYRLENEHLNNVGKYRAVKTVPLPFRETDSDG, from the exons ATGGTGAAGTTCTCAAAGGAGCTTGAAGCACAGCTTATACCAGAATGGAAGGATGCTTTCGTCAACTACTGGCTGCTCAAGAAACAAGTAAAGAAGATCAAGCTTTCAACAGTCCCCAAACAACCCCCAGAAGCAGCTGGAGATTTCGGTGTCTCCATTTTTGATCCGGTTCGCTTTGTCACTAAAAAAATTAGTGACAAGTTTTTCAATTTCGATAACAAAACGGACATAATTCAG GTGAAGAGTAAAATCATGGAGGATggtgaggaggaagaaattttcGAGACCGAGCTCGCTCAGTTGTTTTCTTCGGAGGATGAG GTCAGGGTGTTTTTTGAGGCACTAGATGAAGAACTTAATAAAGTGAACCAATTTTACAAGACCAAAGAGACTGAGTTTCTTGAGAGAGGAGAGATTTTGAACAAACAGCTACAGATTCTACTGGACCTCAAGCAAATTCTCAATGACCGGCGGTGGAAGAATTCTGGAACAAAATCGAACATGCCGAGTGTTCCCAGCTCATGGTCTTCTTCTCCTCGGAACTCCGACTTCAGTACCG ACCTTTATGCAGAGAGCTTGGCGGAATCGAAAACTATTCCTACAGAAACACAAACTAGTGAAGCAATTGCAGCATTAGAAAGAAATGGAGTTAACTTCATTAACACGGCAACTAGGGGTAAGACCATGAAAGGCAAACCTAAAATGGCCATGAGGATTGATATTCCAAACACAACACCAACAAGGACTATCACAGCTGTTACTTCAATGCTTTGGGAAGATTTAGTGAACAATCCTAAAAAGGAAGGCCCTGGAGAGTTCATCAATCGAAAGAAGATACAGTGTGCTGAAAAGATGATTagaggggcatttgtggagctcTATAGAGGCCTTGGTTTGCTTAAAACTTACag CTCACTGAATATGCTAGCCTTTACAAAGATCCTAAAGAAATTCGACAAG GTATCAAACCAGCAAGCATCAGCAAGTTATTTGAAAGCAGTGAAGAGATCACATTTCATTAGTTCTGATAAG GTGGTGAGACTAATGGACGAAGTGGAGTCCCTATTCACAAAGCACTTCGCCAGTAATGACAAGAAAAAGGCAATGAAGTTTTTGAGGCCACAACAAAACAAAGATTCTCATATGGTCACATTTTTTGTtg GTTTGTTTACAGGTTGTTTTGTATCATTGTTTTGTGTGTATGCAATCTTAGCGCACTTGTCTGGTATATTCTCTCCTAATACAGAAAGGGATTACATGGAAACTGTCTACCCTGTTTTCAG CGTTTTTGCATTACTCAGCCTGCACTTGTTTATGTATGGATGCAACCTATTCATGTGGAAGAGTACAAGAATCAATTACAACTTCATATTTGAATTCCAACCAAGCACTGCCCTAAAGTATCGTGATGCCTTCCTCATATGCACAACCTTCATGACAGCAGTGGTTGCTGCCATGGTTGTGCACCTTATATTAAGGGCAAACAACTTCTTACCTAGCCAAGTTGATGATATTCCTGGACTTTTCCTTCTG TTTTCCATTGCACTGCTCGTGTGCCCGTTTGACATCTTCTATCGACCAACTCGTTACAGCTTCATCAAAGTAATTCGTAACATAGTCTGTTCCCCACTTTATAAG GTTTTGATGGTAGATTTTTTTATGGCTGATCAACTTACTAGCCAG ATCCCATTGCTGAGACACATGGAATCCACAGCATGTTACTTTCTTGCTGGAAGTTTCAGATCACACCAATATGAAACCTGCCGAAGTGGAAGGCTATTTAGAGAGCTTCTTTATGTTATTTCGTTCTTGCCGTACTACTGGCGTGCCATGCAA TGTGCAAGACGATGGTTTGATGAATCCGACGTTAACCATTTGGCTAACATGGGGAAGTATGTTTCCGCCATGGTGGCAGCCGGAGCAAGGATTACATACGCTAACAACCCGCACAGCCACCTATGGTTTTATATAGTAGTGATCACCTCTGTGGTGGCTACAGTTTACCAGTTGTACTGGGATTTTGTCAAGGACTGGGGGCTTTTCAACCCAAAATCCAAGAACCTATGGCTAAGAGATGAGCTCGTTCTCAAGAACAAAAACATCTACTATGCTTCTGTT GCCTTGAATGCGGTTTTGAGAGTTGCTTGGGTAGAAACAGTAATGGGATTTCACCGAATTCCGGATGTTGAGTCACGTTTGCTGGACTTTCTGTTAGCTTCGTTAGAGGTTATCCGGCGAGGGCATTGGAACTTTTACAG GTTAGAGAATGAGCATCTAAACAATGTTGGCAAGTACAGGGCAGTGAAGACAGTTCCTTTACCATTCCGCGAGACAGATTCTGATGGCTGA